In one window of uncultured Acetobacteroides sp. DNA:
- a CDS encoding SusC/RagA family TonB-linked outer membrane protein produces the protein MKKIALLLILLWGAAAGFAQQVTVLGHVADRKNNPLLGATVSVVEAPAVREMVDSTGGFKISATIGNKLIISKAGVGLKYVKITSADPLSVVLDYRDEVVLLPHGVERRAEELTGAISVLKSEELMKSSSLNLSNALFGNILGLSALQNGGVDWENNASLFVRGSKTLSNNSLLVVVDGLERSIDNIVLDEVESVEVLRDAAAVARYGFRGINGVLAVTTKRGQYNSKSITFRYDHGFKQPVRLPEFANSYRYANAINEARANDGLSPRYNAYEVDAFKNGTYPGVYPNVDWFDEVLKDWSSTNIYSLSFKGGGKNARYFTVLNLETSDGLLKNADANSGYSTQLKSSKGNVRTNFDIDLTSTTALQVNILGILGETNRPGTHQSTLMDQLYSVPSAAFPVRALDGKWGGDATWTNQNPVANSISTGYARSQTRALQADVKLTEKLNFITPGLSASLRVGYDNYTEYWESKTKGFNYSNNVIVFDQAGNPIDTTTTVGGKVSQLNYTSSLGVQSRRLNIVTSVDYEKVFGESKFGASIMHHHDHLVNSGRDQTYNRENISGSFNYGYANRYFADLVLMASGSNRLKGLKEWAFSPTISAAWVLSNENFLKDSKLVNFLKLRASAGIINTDYVPELDLGTQAYVGGSSYYLGDSPQKVDGWKVGRTPTANPTTEKAYKYNVGVDAMLLNSLQLTADCFFERRSDIFVITGGQNTLIYGAFDPYANDGKVDSKGVELGLDYAGKVGRDFSWFAGAKYTFSRSKIVESLETPQPYDYLKRTGKSISQLFGYQVLGMFKDQQDIDNSPRQTLSAVKPGDFKYKDQNGDGVIDALDMVAMGYNTVCPEIYYSFNIGAEYKGFGFSAILQGVGNYSALLNTKSVYKPLIGNSTISNDYYENRWTPTNLTAKYPRLTTVDSDNNFANNSTWIADRSFVKLRNCEVYYSFPKQLLSKIKLNTAKIYVRGVDLLCFDNLDIVDPESYGVNYPTLKSYHVGLSIGF, from the coding sequence ATGAAAAAAATAGCATTGCTGTTAATATTGCTTTGGGGGGCAGCTGCAGGTTTTGCTCAACAAGTGACGGTTTTGGGTCATGTGGCGGATCGCAAAAACAATCCGTTACTTGGAGCAACGGTATCAGTTGTTGAGGCTCCAGCGGTAAGAGAAATGGTCGATAGTACGGGAGGTTTTAAGATATCCGCAACCATTGGTAATAAGCTCATCATTTCGAAGGCTGGAGTTGGGCTAAAGTATGTCAAGATAACGAGCGCTGATCCTTTATCTGTGGTGCTCGACTATAGGGACGAGGTGGTTTTGCTCCCTCATGGGGTAGAACGTAGAGCGGAGGAGCTGACGGGGGCAATTTCGGTTCTTAAATCGGAAGAGCTGATGAAGAGTTCCTCGCTAAATTTGAGCAACGCATTGTTCGGAAATATATTGGGACTGTCTGCCCTGCAAAATGGTGGCGTAGATTGGGAAAACAATGCATCCCTTTTTGTAAGAGGATCTAAAACCCTTTCAAATAACTCGCTTCTCGTTGTTGTCGATGGGCTAGAACGTTCGATTGACAACATCGTGCTCGACGAGGTTGAAAGTGTAGAAGTGCTAAGAGATGCAGCGGCAGTTGCCCGTTATGGCTTTAGAGGAATTAACGGGGTGTTAGCAGTTACAACCAAGCGTGGTCAGTACAATTCGAAGAGCATTACTTTCAGGTACGATCACGGGTTTAAGCAGCCTGTACGTCTGCCTGAATTTGCAAACTCGTATCGTTATGCAAACGCGATAAACGAAGCACGTGCGAACGACGGGCTTTCGCCTCGATATAATGCCTACGAGGTTGATGCGTTTAAGAATGGAACTTATCCTGGTGTTTACCCAAACGTAGACTGGTTTGATGAGGTGCTAAAAGATTGGTCATCTACCAATATCTACAGCTTAAGCTTTAAAGGAGGCGGAAAAAACGCCCGCTATTTTACGGTGCTTAACCTTGAAACAAGCGATGGCTTGTTGAAGAATGCTGATGCGAATAGCGGCTACTCAACACAGCTGAAAAGTTCGAAAGGTAATGTTCGTACCAACTTTGACATCGACTTGACCAGTACAACTGCATTACAGGTAAATATTCTTGGTATTCTGGGTGAAACTAATAGACCTGGTACTCACCAATCGACCCTTATGGATCAGCTTTACTCTGTGCCTTCTGCGGCTTTTCCTGTAAGGGCACTAGATGGGAAGTGGGGGGGCGATGCCACTTGGACTAATCAAAATCCTGTTGCAAACTCTATTAGTACAGGTTATGCTCGTTCCCAAACAAGGGCGCTACAGGCTGATGTAAAGCTGACGGAGAAGCTTAACTTTATTACTCCTGGGCTGTCTGCTTCGTTGAGGGTTGGATACGATAACTATACCGAATACTGGGAGTCGAAAACAAAGGGATTTAATTATTCGAATAATGTGATTGTTTTTGATCAGGCTGGGAATCCAATAGACACCACCACAACAGTAGGTGGTAAAGTTTCGCAGCTTAACTATACCTCATCGCTGGGAGTACAGTCTCGCCGTCTTAACATTGTTACGAGCGTTGACTATGAAAAGGTGTTTGGCGAAAGCAAGTTTGGTGCTTCAATCATGCATCACCACGATCACCTAGTGAATTCGGGGAGAGACCAAACCTACAATAGGGAAAACATATCGGGTAGCTTTAACTATGGATATGCTAATCGCTACTTTGCCGATTTAGTACTAATGGCTTCAGGGTCGAACCGCCTAAAGGGCTTAAAGGAGTGGGCGTTTTCGCCTACCATTTCGGCAGCATGGGTGCTTTCGAATGAAAACTTTTTGAAGGATTCTAAACTGGTAAACTTCCTTAAGCTACGAGCCTCTGCGGGAATTATTAATACCGATTATGTTCCAGAATTGGACTTGGGAACTCAAGCTTATGTAGGTGGTAGCAGCTACTATTTAGGAGATTCTCCTCAGAAGGTAGATGGTTGGAAGGTAGGCCGTACTCCAACAGCTAATCCAACTACCGAAAAGGCATACAAGTATAATGTTGGGGTAGATGCAATGCTGTTGAATAGCTTGCAGCTTACTGCCGACTGCTTCTTCGAGAGACGTAGCGATATCTTTGTTATTACAGGAGGGCAAAATACTTTGATTTATGGTGCATTCGACCCATACGCCAACGACGGCAAAGTAGATAGCAAAGGGGTTGAACTTGGGTTGGACTATGCCGGTAAGGTAGGACGTGACTTTAGCTGGTTTGCAGGCGCAAAGTATACCTTCTCGCGTAGCAAGATCGTGGAATCGCTAGAGACTCCTCAGCCTTACGACTACTTGAAACGTACAGGAAAATCTATTAGCCAACTTTTCGGATATCAAGTGTTGGGAATGTTCAAGGATCAGCAGGATATTGACAACAGCCCTCGTCAAACACTTTCGGCCGTGAAACCAGGTGACTTTAAGTATAAAGATCAAAATGGTGATGGCGTAATTGATGCGTTGGATATGGTTGCTATGGGTTATAATACCGTATGTCCGGAAATATACTACTCATTTAATATAGGAGCCGAGTATAAGGGGTTTGGCTTTAGCGCAATACTTCAGGGTGTTGGAAACTATAGCGCGTTGCTAAATACGAAAAGTGTTTACAAACCACTAATTGGCAATTCTACTATTTCTAATGACTATTACGAAAATAGATGGACTCCAACCAACCTAACGGCAAAGTACCCTCGCTTAACCACTGTTGATAGCGACAATAACTTTGCGAATAATTCGACCTGGATTGCTGATAGGTCATTCGTGAAGTTGAGAAACTGTGAGGTTTACTACTCGTTCCCTAAGCAGCTGCTATCTAAGATTAAGCTGAACACCGCTAAGATTTATGTTCGTGGTGTAGATCTTCTTTGTTTCGACAATTTAGACATTGTTGATCCAGAGAGTTACGGTGTAAACTATCCTACATTGAAGTCTTACCATGTAGGGTTAAGTATTGGTTTTTAA